ATAACCTCTTTAACGTGCCACACAAATTCACACTAACAGTGAAGGCAGACTAACAGTGTATATCTTttgcacagaaggaaaaagaaaaaaaatcccaaaaaatcCCAATCAGCcacatttgtgtttgtttgtgaaATACTCCAATTGTactacatgcaaaaaaaaatcgTTGTTGGTATTTCGTTTTGTTTTATACTTCCAAATGCTTGAAATGCTTAGGAAAACTGCAGGCTCGCTATACATATTGCACTTTCCTGGTGAGTTGGGCTTCTAGGCTTCAGGGCCAAAACCATCCAAGTACAGCTATTGAGTAAAACAAGCGTTTTTTCTAACCTCAAAAATGAACTGAATTCTTTCCCCGCAGTTTTCCTTAAAACACCGTTCTTTGCAAATTCTCCTATGCTTTGCTCCTGAAGGACTGTTTCACTTGTTAGAAAATCCAGATGcgttaggaaaaataaatcaccaaAACGGTAAGCAATTAATAGGTTTAACATACAGTGCACTATCCGCCTTCAGtcacaaacaaaatgaagacaacGCAGGTCATTAATATAGTTACACTTAGGCTTCAAGATTACtcttcaaaatataaaaatcacttttaatGGCAAGCCACAATTTActcaaagcaaaccaaaccagTAATGAACTACTTGTTTTGAGTGGACAGTGTTACCCTTCTGCAGCTTGGTTTAACATTTGATTCCTTACACCGAGAAATCTTAGTACATTTGCTCCAGCGTCAGAGAAAATGATGCAGTTTTAAAGAATAAACTTCCAAAATGCTTGACACAAACAAGCTATTTACTCTTCAAGTTCTTTGTCAAAGATGgtcttaaaaaaaattctgtccATTTCATGAACACAGGAAAGATCCCAGGATGTCTTGAGTCAAAGTGGtccgtaaagaagttctttggAATGTCTTAAGATTGGCTATAACTAGAGTTCTGGCTACCGTTTGGACCCTGTTCTCCTTCActgtttgaaaggaaaacaaacacgtCTCAAAACAGCAGCACCTACTGCATTTCTGTCTGTTGCAAACGGAAAACATTTATTCATGTATTTGATCAGCGATTTCAAAATATCCCAATGCGGCTCCATTCTGAATTCACTCCTGAAATCAACGTTTCAAAGTTCCCATAACGGAAGCTCACGCATAGGAATTTGCATGTGCAGATTCCACATAGTGATATTTAATCACAGCAATTAAACATGACATCAAACAGGCACCGTTCTAAAGAATTGTGCCCTTTCATCGGGCCTCACACTGCTCTTTTTAAACTGTATCGATCAGATTCTAACCACATTACTGCTTTCCATGAAAGAACAAATATTCTCCTCCTGAGGAGCCTGACTGGGTACTTACAGGAAAGCCTGCAGCGCAGTCATACACTATGGCTCAAACTTAACATTGCACATAAGataatactttattttttccccatatgaAAGGTGCAGTAAATAACGGAGGTACGGTACCTGTTTGGAGGTGGTTTTGGTTTAGGCATTTTGCTAAGAATAGTAGCCATCTCTTTTCTCTCATCAAAGTTCTTCCACTGCTCATACAGCTTCAGAATAACCCTGATTATTTCTAAAATCTGATTTGAAAGAAAGTACATTTTAGGTCAATCACAAGAGTgattttttgtatttatatcaTCATTTGCAGTGTACAGTTAATTATCCATTCCTCAAACTCAAATTAAGAAGCACAATTCTCATATTAGAAACAGAGCTGTCTCCTATATAATCCGGTCAGGCAATCAACCATTTCTGTAAAGAGTTTTTTGGCTTAACTGTTGAACTGAAACCTGAACAGAACCATTATCTCTCTCTCCCACTCCATTTCCCTCCCACTTTATCAACCATTTCTCCTCCCAGAGTCAAACAGCTGCTTATACTTGATGCTACTGGGAAAACAAGGACACTCGGCAACACGTTTGTAGCTAAATGATCATGGATTATGAATGAAGTAACTGATTATTGTCTGCATTCTATACCAGCCAGGGGGGcacagtattaaaaacaaatgaaaccaaCCAACGCTGCTCTGAATTCTTTActtccaaaataataataaaaataaatttaaaaaaaatcaagagctAAGAAGTGTCTCAATATTTTATAATAAGAACTGTAGAACTTTCAAACTCAATTTCCAGGAGTATAAATATTCTCTACCAGTTTGGAGGCTACATTAATTTCCTGTTAATTTTCTAGCGCAATATTCTATGTAAAAGGTGGATAAATACTGAATAACCTCACTTGCAAGGAACCCAACATGGATCAGGTCCAACTCCAGCTTCACAAAGGTccacccaaaaatcaaaccatGTTTGCTTCATTATTTGTTTCACCACTTACTAAATTAATTAATGAAGTAAACTTCTTTCCAGTTTACGGACTTTGATCAAACGCTAGAACAATATACATCCTTGAAACAGCAGCTACGTTTGGCTATGAAGTTCCATGGTGTTaaaggttaaaaataataataataatctaaaaattaattaaaaaaatcaagcttAGATGTAATCACTGGTAATGGGAACAGAGACATTTAAACATTCAAACACATTCAACACCAAACCTATGGTAACCTTACATGTCAAACACAGGTTGTTTCTCCTGCATCTAAGTTATTACTACTCTGCTCTTGCATGCCTGGCAGTGTAGTTCACAGAGATTTGATTCACCATAGCATTCACACTGTGCTTAGATACAAAACAAACTCTGGAATACAGTTCTGAAGCCAGAATACCACCAGTGGATGAAGGGCAATAACCAAAGGGCACAGAGAACAATCATAAACCTTATCTGAAATTTGCCATTCCATCTTGAACACTCATGATCAAAAAAGGTAAACTTAGACTGAAAAATACATGTAGAGTGACACAGTGTGATAAGGAGAATGAGAATGAGCATACAAATTGAGTATGACTTCTTTGCCTAAGCAAAACATGTTACAGGAAGTCAACTAAAGACTTAAAAGGAACTAGTGAAGCTGAAGAACATTTCTGGTATGAGAACAACTGCACTTTAAATATCTAATAAATTTATGAAGTGGATTATTTGACGTGCAACTCGCAGGGTCAGGGAACTCATCTGAACAACCTTGGAATACCTTTGCTTAACACTGAATAAAGTCAGTCCCTGTCATCCTGAAACTGTCAATGTTTTATACATAcgatgaaaggaagaaaaggacaatAGATAGGCACAATGCTGAACAGCAAATCAGAAAATTACGTGCATTAAAATTTAAAGATTAGAATACTGTTCAATCTTGAACAATAAATATTGgcaattcttttttcctctagcaaaataaataaataaataaacaaaatactgGTTTGCTATTTCAGTCTGTAAAATGGCAACACCAGCAATGCTCTGCCCTTATGTCTTGTCTTTCAGTGCAGGGTGATACCCAAATGCCCTGACGTTTCCTCTCTCCTACCTAATTTCAATAGTCCATAATGCGATTGCTGAATTAAGTTCAAATCGGTATTACACACATGCAAAACAGGTTCAAACCACAGCTAACATTTTTAGTCAGTCCATAGAAGAGAGCAGGAAGTAAAAAGAGAGTACCTTTTCCATATCAACAGATAGCTCAGCAAACCATTGCCTCGCATCCTTCTGCTGGACAACACAGGCCACATGTAGGCAAGCTGCAAAGATCAGGTGATAAGAGCAAATCATTGTTGAGTGTCTcttaatacatttaaaaatattctattttttttataagtCAGGCACTTTTCTATGGAGTTCAGAGTCCTTCACTTCCCCTGCAAACAATCTCAGCCAGTTTTCAATGAAGAAATCTGTGGATTAATtatctgatttttcttcaaGACTCTCTAAGTTGCAAGGTTATACTGTCAGTACTGTATGAAATACAAACTGGAGAAGCTTAAGAGAGGGTACTAAGGAATGCTTGTTGATGGGACAAAGTACAGAAGGCATCTATTTAAAGGTGACAGTGACGTTACTTGTGTTACTTACCTAGAGCTATCATGAAAGGAGGGTACAGCAGACAAAGATCAGTTCTATACGTGTCATTCACTATCCTCCTGTGCAAAACAAAGAGAGCAGAATAACTCCTTTAGAATAAACATTTTGCCAGTTACACACGTGGTAGAAACAGCGAGTCTGCAGGGCAAAATAGAGAAAGTGAGATCCCTCCCTCTTTAAAAGTCTATTAAAGACATTCATTGTTTTCCTTGCAATCACTGCAGGAGTCTGTTTGGAAACACTATTATAACATCATCAGTGCCATTCTACAGAGTGTGTTCACCTCTACCATAAAATAATTATCCCTGCTCCGCAAATAAGCAAGTTGAAGCAAAAATAACGGTAGTATTTTTACTGTCTGTATTCCAAAAACAAAGTGTTTAAGGAGTTCTGTTTAACCAatctaagaaacaaaaccacGTACTGCTTTTACTGAAAGCTGATGCTAACAGAAAGATAGCAGTGCCTACACAAAGTCACCGTTTAACAGTGTAAAA
This region of Excalfactoria chinensis isolate bCotChi1 chromosome 3, bCotChi1.hap2, whole genome shotgun sequence genomic DNA includes:
- the CCNC gene encoding cyclin-C isoform X2, coding for MAPTCVFLASKVEEFGVVSNTRLISAATSVLKTRFSYAFPKEFPYRMNHILECEFYLLELMDCCLIVYHPYRPLLQYVQDMGQEDMLLPLAWRIVNDTYRTDLCLLYPPFMIALACLHVACVVQQKDARQWFAELSVDMEKILEIIRVILKLYEQWKNFDERKEMATILSKMPKPKPPPNSEGEQGPNGSQNSSYSQS